A part of Vigna radiata var. radiata cultivar VC1973A chromosome 11, Vradiata_ver6, whole genome shotgun sequence genomic DNA contains:
- the LOC106776518 gene encoding decapping 5-like protein produces the protein MASDFGANGPSTSPSNSAESFIGCFISLISKCEIRYEGVLYLLDVQDSTIGLKNVKSYGTEGRRKDGTQIPPSDKVYEYILFRGSDIKNLKIKSPSTSSKSEEQVLSDPAIIQSRYSGSPSSPVASVGGRNLTESIQRQDTPEISSKPFPVGLPSYQLVTELGPSNSSVATQVASHPSFSSAMSWQGPSDVSSSGSNSLLQSSSLYSPSMAASVVVQNQIKNEETQLPTKGGWTSFSERGLPMSSAMTSSLVNLTHLHSLTSLKNSDSLDIPSLTIPVPYSASMTFDGSNMPQFSSPYQDICADPRPIHPRHSAPSFVDSTSGLLPTTPFLLTPDQFANPREQLLSTTHNLNPNQKGMCSLTQASLVPFPASQAPLLPLPTSVQKPQYTAPQFTEEFDFEAMNEKFRKDEVWGSLGKATTKIEGVQDNLNPGNMEYHGMVPNHKSAYKKDDFFDTISCNSLTRGSRNGQNRFSERMKQDTETFGNFQQRHNFNYGAGRGENFRGSYNWGGRGYGYGGRGRGPNFPL, from the exons ATGGCGAGTGATTTTGGCGCGAACGGTCCTTCAACTTCTCCGTCAAATTCCGCGGAGTCCTTCATTGGCTGCTTCATAAGCTTGATTTCGAAGTGCGAGATTCGCTACGAGGGCGTTCTCTATCTCCTTGACGTCCAGGATTCCACCATCGGCTTGAAGAACG TTAAATCTTATGGAACGGAGGGGAGAAGAAAAGATGGCACACAAATTCCTCCAAGTGATAAGGTTTATGAATACATTCTTTTCCGTGGAAGTGACATTAAG AATTTGAAGATCAAGTCACCCTCCACTTCTTCTAAATCAGAAGAGCAGGTTCTTAGTGATCCAGCTATTATTCAG tCACGATATTCTGGGTCCCCAAGTTCCCCTGTGGCCTCAGTTGGTGGTAGAAATTTGACAGAATCAATCCAAAGGCAAGATACCCCTGAGATATCTAGTAAACCCTTTCCTGTTGGGTTGCCTTCTTATCAGTTGGTAACTGAACTGGGACCTTCAAATTCATCTGTTGCTACTCAAGTTGCCAGTCATCCATCTTTTTCTTCAGCAATGAGTTGGCAAGGGCCTAGTGATGTATCTAGCAGTGGTTCTAATTCTCTGCTACAATCTAGTTCCCTTTACTCCCCATCAATGGCAGCATCTGTAGTTGTGCAGAATCagattaaaaatgaagaaactcAGTTACCTACGAAGGGGGGATGGACAAGTTTTTCAGAGCGTGGTCTACCTATGTCTTCTGCCATGACTTCTTCTCTTGTTAATCTGACTCATTTGCATTCTCTTACCTCTTTAAAAAATTCTGATTCTCTTGATATTCCATCCCTTACGATACCTGTGCCATATTCTGCATCCATGACTTTTGATGGATCAAACATGCCCCAGTTTTCTTCACCTTATCAAGACATCTGTGCAGATCCAAGGCCAATTCATCCTCGACATTCTGCTCCTTCATTTGTAGATTCTACTTCAGGTCTCTTGCCAACGACACCATTTTTGTTAACTCCAGATCAATTTGCAAATCCTAGAGAACAGTTATTATCTACTACACATAATTTGAACCCTAATCAAAAGGGTATGTGTTCTTTGACTCAAGCATCATTAGTGCCATTTCCAGCATCTCAGGCACCACTCCTTCCATTACCTACTTCCGTGCAAAAG CCTCAATACACAGCTCCACAATTCACTGAAGAGTTTGATTTTGAGGCCATGAATGAAAAGTTCAGAAAAGATGAAGTATGGGGCTCTCTTGGAAAGGCAACCACAAAAATAGAGGGAGTACAGGATAATCTCAATCCGGGTAACATGGAATATCATGGGATGGTACCAAACCATAAG TCAGCATACAAGAAAGATGACTTTTTTGACACAATTTCCTGTAACTCTTTGACCCGTGGATCAAGGAATGGACAAAATCGTTTCTCCGAGAGAATGAAACAGGATACAGAG ACATTTGGCAATTTCCAGCAGAggcataattttaattatggtGCTGGACGGGGTGAGAATTTCAGGGGCTCATATAATTGGGGAGGAAGGGGTTATGGCTATGGTGGGAGAGGGCGTGGTCCAAACTTTCCTCTCTAG
- the LOC106776519 gene encoding uncharacterized protein LOC106776519, which translates to MVESPPKFKFTFIFFIIFSLSLGLVSFSLCIASEIKRNKKEDLRWNGRLCHLPSSPAFGLGIASLVCLALVQSIGNSILFKNCCSGGKRNARFKIPIVARILLLISWVGFGIAVILLIAATSMSKRQAYGEGWLKGECYLVKKGTYAGLAILILVTVGSLIGSGLLTMKTNKADQGHKIHAQTGETRD; encoded by the exons ATGGTGGAAAGTCCTCctaaattcaaattcacatttatcttcttcatcatcttctcccTCTCTCTTGGCTTAGTTTCCTTCTCCTTGTGCATAGCCTCTGAGATTAAGAGGAACAAG AAGGAGGATCTCAGATGGAATGGGAGACTGTGTCATTTACCGTCAAGTCCAGCATTTGGATTGGGAATTGCATCATTGGTTTGTTTGGCTTTGGTGCAGAGCATTGGGAATTCTATATTGTTCAAGAATTGCTGTTCAGGAGGGAAAAGAAACGCTCGGTTTAAGATACCTATCGTTGCAAGGATTCTGCTTTTGATCTCTTG GGTTGGGTTTGGAATTgcagttattttattaattgctGCGACAAGCATGAGCAAAAGGCAAGCATATGGGGAAGGGTGGTTGAAAGGTGAATGCTACCTTGTCAAAAAAGGGACATACGCTGGTTTAGCCATATTGATTTTAGTTACAGTAGGATCATTAATTGGTTCAGGGTTGTTAACAATGAAGACCAATAAGGCAGATCAAGGTCACAAAATACACGCACAAACGGGTGAAACTAGGGATTAA